The genomic window aaccctttAGTCTTAAACAGCTCTGCTTGTCTTCACATCAGGCTGCTtactgtcaggctttattctgagatactttatctATAGCTTAACATCCTCCAGattataattttgttttcttGCACACAGAGCGCTGTGAAGACCATAGTCAAGGTTCCACCTCCAGTTCCATCTAAACCTAAACAGGCCAACTTTCCGTCAGGAGGGCTGATGGGATTGGGGAAGAACACCGGCACCTACCCCGGGAAGAGTGCATCCCCGCAGCCGCCGGCCGGCCCCCAGACTGGTACTCTACCCTCCAAACTGGAGGCTCCACCAGCGGCCACGGTGCACCCGTTCAGCCCCGATCCCCCTGGAGCCAAAGACACAGGCGGGCAGATGCTGCTGAAGCCGCAGACTGTGACCGCCAGCTCCATCTACTCCATGTACACACAGCAGCCCAGCAGCGGGAAAGCAACGCAGCAGAGCATTCAGGGTGCGCTGAGTCGAGCACAGACCCGCACCGGACACTTCATCAGCGGTGAGGGAGCTTGAGTTATGTTCTCCAAAGAGTTCTGCCAGAGTAAAGGCTCGATCAAATGCTaagatctaggctagtttttttttacagcagatggcgctctaggctagtttataacagcagatggcgctctaggctagtttataacagcagatggcgctctaggctagttaataacagcagatggcgctctaggctagtttataacagcagatggcgctctaggctagtttaaaacagcagatggcgctctaggctagtttataacagcagatggcgctctaggctagtttataacagcagatggcgctctaggctagtttataacagcagatggcgctctaggctagtttaaaacagcaggtggcactctaggctagtttaaaacagcaggtggcgctctaggctagtttataacagcagatgatgctcttgGCTAGTGtataacagcaggtggcgctctaggctagtgtataacagcagatgatgctcttgGCTAGTGtataacagcaggtggcgctctaggctagtgtataacagcagatgatgctcttgGCTATTGtataacagcaggtggcgctctaggctagtgtataacagcagatgatgctcttgGCTAGTGtataacagcaggtggcgctctaggctagtgtataacagcagatgatgctctaggctagtttataacagcagatggcgctctaggctagtttaaaacaGCAGACGGCGGTCTAGGCTAGTTCTAccataacatttaaatttgggaTGAACTATCCCCTCATGAATTCATTAATCTTTTCGAGCATTTCTCCTTTTATTCCTGCCTGTTTTTCAATCTTGTGATTTATATGAATCAGCTGACAGTGTATTGTTTTCTCCTGATGTCCCTGCAGTTTACGGTAAGCCAGTGACGTCCGCAGGCCAGCCGTCTCAAACCCCACACCCTGAGAACCCATACTTGGACCCCCCCAGTGTCTCCGAAACCCTTACCGACCACAGTCCTGCAGAGCCCATTTCAGAAACCCCAGAAACAGAGCGCATTCCCAGACCCCTCAGTCCCACCAAACTGCTGCCCTTCATCTCGAACCCTTACCGCCACCAGAGTGACCTGGACCTGGAGGCGCTTCGGAAGAAACTCTACAACGCCCCACGGCCCCTTAAGAAACGCAGCTCCATCACAGAGCCTGAGGGCCCAGGCGGCCCCAACATCCAGAAACTGTTGTATCAGAAGACCACTCTGGCGGCGATGGAGACGGTAAGTCCTCCTGGAGAGGAGGAGAAGGAGACGCTAGCGAAACCGCAGGGATACGATGCAGAAACCCCAGAAGTGCCTGAAGAAACACTTCCCGAATTTCCAATCGCTCCTGAAGTGGAAGCAGAAGACGTTCCTCCGCCGCCACCTCCTCATCCGGCCCCGAAAATTGACGCATCCATTATCATCCCACCGCCACAGCCGGAGAGCCCTCCACCTCCACCTCCTCCTGACAGCTTCATGGAGGATTTCCCGCCGTATCCTCCACCTCCGTATCCAAGCAGTGCCGAGCAGGACAATCCAGACGACACCTTCAACATGAAGCCACCAGAGGTCACAGGACAGGTTCCCTTCCCACCTGTAAGAACTTAAATTTGTTTAACAGTAGACGGCGCTCTGGACTAGTTTAtaacactagatggcgctgtaGACTAGTGCTtgatagtgctctaggctagtttataatagTAGACAttgctttaggctagtttataacagtagatggcgctgtaGACTTGTGCttggtggtgctctaggctagtgtttaacagttgACGGCGCTCAAGGCTAatttataacagtagatggcactgTAAACTAGTGCTTGATAGTGCTCTAGCTTAAtatttaacagtagatggtgctctaggctaatttttaacagtaGATAGCGCTGTAGACTTGTGcttgatggtgctctaggctaatgtttaacagtagatggtgctctaggcaagtttataacagtagatggcgctatAGACTAGTGtttgatggtgctctaggctaatgtttaacagtagatggtgctataggctagtttataacagtagatggcgctgtaGACTTGTGCTTGATAGTACTCTAGATTaatgtttaacagtagatggcgctctaggctagtttataacagtagatggcgctttaGACTAGTGcttgatggtgctctaggctaatgtttaacagtagatggcgctctaggctaatttataacagtagatggcgctgtaGACTTGTGcttgatggtgctctaggctaatgtttaacagaagatggtGCTATAGGCTAatttataacagtagatggcgctgtaGACTTGTGCTTGATAGTACTCTAGATTaatgtttaacagtagatggcgctctaggctagtttataacagtagatggcgctttaGACTAGTGcttgatggtgctctaggctaatgtttaacagtagatggcgctctaggctaatttataacagtagatggcgctgtaGACTTGTGcttgatggtgctctaggctaatgtttaacagaagatggtGCTATAGGCTAATTTATAACAGTAGATAGCACTGTAGACTAGTGcttgatggcgctctaggctagtgtttaacatcaGATCTCTGTCTGTGTTTGGTGTTCAGGGCAAGAGGACAAACCTGCGTAAATCTGGATCCGAGCGCATCGATCACAGCATGCGGGTGCGCTTCAATCCTCTGGCTCTCTTACTGGACTCGTCGCTGGAGGGAGAGTTTGACCTGGTGCAGAGGGTCATATATGAGGAAAGACTCTTTTCACTGTTTAAACTTCagtgtcagagtgtgtgtgtgagtggataTTAGTATGTCATAGACACTAACGACACTGTTCTGATGTTTGTTTGCTTGAACAGGTTGAGGATCCGAGTCAGCCGAATGACGAGGGCATCACTGCGCTCCATAATGCAGTGTGTGCGGGTCACACAGAGATCGTCAAATTCCTGGTTCAGTATGGAGTCAACGTGAACGCAGCCGACAGTGACGGATGGTGAGCAGCGCCTTAACACACTGCAAAACATACAGGCTGTTTAATCACATGATTCCACTTCAGTAACTAATAGTTAATAAGGTGTCGCATACTTGTGTACTAATCTATGTAGTTTGAATAGTGTAATTTAGTACATTTATGCTGACAAATCTCAAAAGAATAAGTGCCTTTTGAATACCGGGATGATGTACCTATTGGTTCAATACACAGAAGTAGAAAAGGGGAGCAGCTACTGCAGAAACGGAGGAGTTGGTGGTGAAGACGAGGGGCTACTGATGATGAAGGGGTGGAGCTGCCAGTCAAGGGGAGGGGCTGATAATAACGAATGAGGTTTTGATGATGAAGGGGTGTAGCTGGTCATAAAGAATGGGTGGAGCTAATAAACAAGAGGAGGAGCTGATCATAAAGGGGGAGGTTataatgaaggggaggggcttatCATTAAGAAGGGCGGTTATAATGGAGAAGGGGAGGGGCTTATCATAAAAAGAGAAGGTTATGTAGAAAGGGAGGGGCATATCATAAAGAAGGGGAGGTTATAATTAAGAAGGGGAGGTGCTGATCATAAAGAAGGAGCGGTTATAAGGAAGAGGAGGGGCTGATCGTAAAGAAGGGGATGTTATATTGAAGAAGAGGAGGGGCTTATAAAGAAGGGGAGGTTATAATGGAAAAGGGCAGGGGCTGATCATAAAAAATGCGgttatgatgatgaagatgaggggCTGGTGATGAAGGGGCAGGTTATAATGAAAAAGGGGGGTCTTATTATAAGGAAGGGGAGGTTATAGTGCAGAAGGGGAGGGACTTATAAAGAAGGGGGTTATAATGGAGAAGGGGAGGGGCTTATCATAAAAAGGGAAGGTTATGACGCAAAAGGGGAGGGGCTTAAAAGAATGTGGTTATGAGCAAGGGGTGGGGTTGGTCATAGAGAAGAGGAGAGGCTAATGGACAAGGGGAGGGGCTGGTCATTAATAAGGTGAGGTTataatgaaggggaggggctggtCATAAAGAATAAGAGGAGCTAAAGGACCACGGGAGGGGCTGATCTTAAATTGGGGTGTTCTGATGGGGATGAGTTAATtgagaaggggaggagctgataatGGAAAGGGGAGGGGGCACGTCTTGAAAAGGAGTGTATGCAAGTTAAGGGGAGAAGCTGCCGATTAAGGGGAGGGGCTGTTAGGTGACTATTAATTTTGGATTGTGGAAGCATAATTCTTATGCTTAATAATTAAACTGATCATAAATCCTGCTGAGGGTGAATACTGTTTCATATGAtggttatttgttttgttaatatttttttcattaacttGGGCACCTTTAAGCACAGATCGAGGAGCATGAAAGCATGTTGTTTCTACAGAATGTTTTGTAGATCTTTGTTGTTGGTACTTTGTATGCATATAACATTACAGTCATTCATGTAAGATCTAAACAGTTATATCTGTGCTGTCTGGTTTTTTTTAAATCGTCTACTTGAGAATAAAGTTTAAATATCGACTGTTATCAATAACAAACATGTTTGCATGAAAATGAAGCTTTGacaaggttgtgtgtgtgtgtgtgtgtgtgtgtgtgtgtttcaggactcCTCTGCACTGCGCCGCGTCCTGTAATAATGTGCAGGTGTGTAAGTTCCTGGTGGAGTCTGGAGCGGCCGTGTTCGCCATGACCTACAGCGACATGCAGACGGCAGCCGATAAGTGTGAGGAGATGGAGGAGGGATACACTCAGTGCTCGCAGTTCCTCTACGGTAAGCGTGGGAAGATTCTCCATTCACTCTGTGCATGGGTACAAATAGTACTTGTTCTAGCTTCTATGGAAAGTCAAAGGTTAccgtttcagcattcttcaaaatatcttcttaagtgtgacaataaaaaattcacaggagggagaAAAATTGTCAGATTTGTCCAATATCTTGCAACCCTTGTTCTAAGCTTGTCTTTATAGCACATGTGTTGGTTTCTCACTTCAGGTGTGCAGGAGAAGATGGGCATCATGAACCGTGGTGTGGTGTACGGGCTGTGGGACTACGAGGCGGCGCAGGAGGACGAGTGCTCCTTCCGAGAGGGTGACTGCATGAGTGTGATCCGCCGAGAGGACGAGCTGGAGACTGACTGGTGGTGGGTGCGCTGCGGCGGTGCGGAGGGATACGTGCCCAGAAACCTGCTCGGGGTGAGTGACAACAACACACAGCATAAAGAACATTGCAAGAAAAGCATCAATGATATGTCAGTATCTGTAAATAAAGATGAAGTGTGTCAAACGTCACACACATCAAGTATTTAATAACTAACATTATATATGTTGTCAATAATATATGGAGCTTATTGGATTCTCGGAGGCTGTGGaaaatatagatgtaaatgtgtgagaaatattacatttattgttgtttacaACCTTCAAAATGatctttaatgttttgttttttctttctccaCAGCTGTATCCCAGAATTAAACTTCGCCAACGGAGTCTGGCttaagtgaacacacacacacacacacacacattacacacacacattacacacacacaacaagcaGCTGGTCAACTCCACTAGTTAATGACGCCTGTTTTTATATCTGATGTTACAGTGTTGTTTTTCTGTCTcttttttaacccttgtgtgctgttcagATTGACTCCTCTTTGGTGATGTTGTTGCTGcttttgctccattgacttccattataatcacatgtATTGACTGTAAAGCCATGATAGCAGATCATCATTAAGTCATGAAGTGATTCTCAGTTTAATTGATGGTACATTTAACacaaaaacattcttgaaaaaaagTGAAACTTTTCTTTCATAACTGAAATAAATGCGAGATTTGGGAGGAGAATAAGGCTGTGAGTATCGAGAGGTCATAGTGCATTATGATCATGAGCCCCTCAATGCAAACTAATCTCCCTGTCATCTCTTTTCACCCTTTATACATAGTCTGCCGTAAATATTTGGTTGGAACACAGCGTTATGTTTAAACTGAGTTCAGTGttgcaacacaaaaatatttagtagtgtGCAAGttgtccctttaagtcacaactaggtTATGTTTTAACTtacacactgctggtgcaacCGGCCTGAACTCCATATAACAGACAGAAACTTTTCAGCACAGGCCGATCTAAAGAGTTAATGCtgacaactgatgatcaacagtataaATGACACACTGCCCCTCTAAATCCCAACAGGGGAAACCAGAATGCTTGATGATCTGCTGTCATGGTTTTGCagtcaataaatgtgattataatggaagtcaaaaacagcagcaacatcaccaaaggggagtcaatctGAACTGTGTGATGATGAGCTTTTGAACAATGTcaacacattttccttaaatatGCATCAAATTGAGATTTATCTCCATAAATCATCTCATTTGCTGAAACAGGGAAAACTGGGGCCAAGCTAagcctcaaaatcagcccagagtggatgaaaacgaccCACCAGCACACACAGGGTTAAAGTGTCTGAATATACGTGACTAGCTCGAGTAGAATGTGCTTTACTTTTGACTTTCGCTCAAGCATGTGCTGGTCATTTTACATCATGTTACACGATGCTTTAAAGACATTTATCATCAGAGAAAGATCAATGTTTTGATATGTTTGTCCTCTTATGAACAATGTTTTATACACGATGCTGGAAAACTGGCCTTAATACGCTGCATTTCTGGACCAATAGCGATCAACCGCTGAGACTTTGATTATGAGAGTGATGTTCTCAGATTTACTAAGACATTCCTTTATTAAATGCTGTGTTTGTGTATTCGTCTTCTAAATGATCTGACCAATCGGCAGCAGGAGGAGTGTCACATgatcaaacaataataaaaacactgtGAAATCGGTCCTGTGAGGCGGCGGACTCCTGTAAACATTTCATCATCGAGGTGTTTTCTGCGTGTGAGGAGAGATTGTGATCATGATGCTAGCCACATAGTGAGGCTTAAggtagcacagcaagaaggtcactggttcgagcctcggctggtgcaattggtgtttctgtgtggagtttgcatgttctccctgtgtttttgtgggtttcctctgggtgctcgggCGCAGTCctaacacatgcactataggggaactaaTCAACTAaactagccgtagtgtatgagtgtgtgtgtaaataagagtgtatgggtgtttcccagtgatgaaagggcatccgctgtgtaaaacatatgctggaatagttggcagttcattccactgtggcgataaGACATTTAGCCGTAGAGATAAGGAATGAATTGTTGGTCTTAAtgtgaataatgaataattaaataatgaattaatcagTCGATTCGCTTGTTTTTGGTagtctttaatcaaaatctgctttGGAATGGCTGTTCTTCTCTGATTGGGTGAAATATGTTTAGCCACGCCCCTCAAGCCATTAGTTTGCTAAGAGTAAAAAAATAAGGGGTGGGGTTAAAATGAAACCCCACCCCCTATGTAATATTCCGTTTTAGTTGGAAACGCATCATCATACTGAAGAACAggtcttagtgtgtgtgtgtgtgtgtgtgtgtgtgtgtgtgtgtgtgtgtgtgtgtgtgtgtgtgtgtgtgtgtgtgtgtgtgtgtgtgtgtgtgtgtgtgtgtgtgtgtgtgtgtgtgtgtgtgtggataactGAAATTGTTTCTCTctgaaactgtgtgtgtgtagatcAGTGTGTGTATCAATGTATCTGCGAGTTTGTGTggataactgtgtgtgtgtgttcattgtcTACAGAAAGCGCAGCACAGATGTTAATCATGTTGATGAAAATGTCAAAGTTCAAgcgctctgaacacacacacacacacacacacactgaactctGCGTTTGGTTTTCTCTTATTTGTATGTTGGTTTCTGTTACAGTATTAAATGTGTGTATCAGCAGAACACAGGAGGTTGATGTTGAGGTTTTCCCCATGTTTACACACAATCAGAGGGAGAACAAGAGTGTGTGGGACAGCAGCTGTATTTCTGCATGCAGCGTGacgaagaacacacacacataaacacacacacacacacttccaaaACAAGCCCATGAATTACTAATGCAGTCTTTTGTTGCTTGATGAACTGTCATGAAAGACTCATAATAGAAGTGTGTAAGTGTATATATGTGtgggagtgtgtatgtgtgtttgcacatatatgtgtttatgtctatgtgtgtctgtgtatatttttgtgttttgtgtatatttgtgtatgtgtgtgtgtgtgtgtgcatgctctcTAAAGAGTCATGTAAGACTCATAAtggaaaggtgtgtgtgtgtgtgtgtgtgtgtgtgtgtgtgtgtgtgtgtataaatatagcaCTCAGTCACTCAGAGCAGTGTGTTGATGATGATGTCTGGCTCTCAGACGGTCAGTCTCCTGCTGCCGGCTGATGAAGCTGGAGGTCTGTATATCCTGATGCTCGTCTCGTTGTTCCCGCTCTACTACTGGATCCTGAAAGCAGGTCAGAGTCTGGAGTTCTTCTTTCACACTTTCTTTGTTTAGAAGCAGTGAAATTAGGGTTTTTATAGGCTCTGGAAATGCTGGGTTTTTGTTGTAACCCAACGCTGAGtcaaacaaaatacaaacacaATCGTTGAGTTTGAAAAAGCTGTTAAATTTGATGTAAAATTCCGTTTAAATTGGAAATACTCAATTACATGATGTATATTatgcagaaatgtttttttatgacTTAAATTGGATGTACAAACAAAATTAACCCGACATTGAGTTTGTCCAAATTTGAATTTATGGGTTAATACGACCTAGCATTTTTTGAGGCTTCTCTTTGTTttgatataaattataaattagtaatcagccaatcacatggcagcagcttaatgcatttcggcatgtagacatggtcaagacgatctgctgcagttcaaattgagcatcagaatggggaagaaaggggatttagtagactttgatcgtggcatagttgttgctgccagacgagctgctctgagtatttcagaaactgctgatctactgggattttcacgcacaaccatctctagggtttacagagaatgcttcgaca from Danio rerio strain Tuebingen ecotype United States chromosome 13, GRCz12tu, whole genome shotgun sequence includes these protein-coding regions:
- the tp53bp2a gene encoding apoptosis-stimulating of p53 protein 2a (The RefSeq protein has 2 substitutions compared to this genomic sequence); translation: MMPMFLTVYLSNNDQHFSEVPITAETVCADVLQLCREPGENSSCYLSEVWRGSERVVGENEKMMDLLLQWGQQRPEVRFFLRHGRAASQPSDSRTQKRNGVKKPADRRLENGVNGPWMDMTLAELQEMASRQQRQIDSQQQLLSTKEQRLRYLQQQEQRQAQSSSEQKKLLQLRETLEQQEAQLKMVRALKGQVEQKRLSNGKLVEQVEQMNNLLHQKQKELVVAVAKVEELSKQLETLKSGQMDAMNSNHSSVAELDRLYRELQMRKNLNVEQNAKLQQQRENLNKRNQEVANMDKRVSELPERLWKKKAALQQKENLPLPPDGQAPPQTPGSRVAAVGPYIQSSTMPRGPDRQDLPIKHNYPEFTATAGHQDRSAQPGAGLHSGKASSKLANWSLANAKSGNNHVTSSLPRMVSQASKSQDNTDVQKRDPRVRPVSMFESTDLPAAALRKNQSSEDLVRDAQSAVKTIVKVPPPVPSKPKQANFPSGGLMGLGKNTGTYPGKSASPQPPAGPQTGTLPSKLEAPPAATVHPFSPDPPGAKDTGGQMLLKPQTVTASSIYSMYTQQPSSGKATQQSIQGALSRAQTRTGHFISVYGKPVTSAGQPSQTPHPENPYLDPPSVSETLTDHSPAEPISETPETERIPRPLSPTKLLPFISNPYRHQSDLDLEALRKKLYNAPRPLKKRSSITEPEGPGGPNIQKLLYQKTTLAAMETVSPPGEEEKETLAKPQGYDAETPEVPEETLPEFPIAPEVEAEDVPPPPPPHPAPKIDASIIIPPPQPESPPPPPPPDSFMEDFPPYPPPPYPSSAEQDNPDDTFNMKPPEVTGQVPFPPGKRTNLRKSGSERIDHSMRVRFNPLALLLDSSLEGEFDLVQRVIYEVEDPSQPNDEGITALHNAVCAGHTEIVKFLVQYGVNVNAADSDGWTPLHCAASCNNVQVCKFLVESGAAVFAMTYSDMQTAADKCEEMEEGYTQCSQFLYGVQEKMGIMNRGVVYGLWDYEAAQEDECSFREGDCMSVIRREDELETDWWWVCCGGAEGYVPRNLLGLYPRIKLRQRSLA
- the tp53bp2a gene encoding apoptosis-stimulating of p53 protein 2a isoform X1; this translates as MMPMFLTVYLSNNDQHFSEVPITAETVCADVLQLCREPGENSSCYLSEVWRGSERVVGENEKMMDLLLQWGQQRPEVRFFLRHGRAASQPSDSRTQKRNGVKKPADRRLENGVNGPWMDMTLAELQEMASRQQRQIDSQQQLLSTKEQRLRYLQQQEQRQAQSSSEQKKLLQLRETLEQQEAQLKMVRALKGQVEQKRLSNGKLVEQVEQMNNLLHQKQKELVVAVAKVEELSKQLETLKSGQMDAMNSNHSSVAELDRLYRELQMRKNLNVEQNAKLQQQRENLNKRNQEVANMDKRVSELRERLWKKKAALQQKENLPLPPDGQAPPQTPGSRVAAVGPYIQSSTMPRGPDRQDLPIKHNYPEFTATAGHQDRSAQPGAGLHSGKASSKLANWSLANAKSGNNHVTSSLPRMVSQASKSQDNTDVQKRDPRVRPVSMFESTDLPAAALRKNQSSEDLVRDAQSAVKTIVKVPPPVPSKPKQANFPSGGLMGLGKNTGTYPGKSASPQPPAGPQTGTLPSKLEAPPAATVHPFSPDPPGAKDTGGQMLLKPQTVTASSIYSMYTQQPSSGKATQQSIQGALSRAQTRTGHFISVYGKPVTSAGQPSQTPHPENPYLDPPSVSETLTDHSPAEPISETPETERIPRPLSPTKLLPFISNPYRHQSDLDLEALRKKLYNAPRPLKKRSSITEPEGPGGPNIQKLLYQKTTLAAMETVSPPGEEEKETLAKPQGYDAETPEVPEETLPEFPIAPEVEAEDVPPPPPPHPAPKIDASIIIPPPQPESPPPPPPPDSFMEDFPPYPPPPYPSSAEQDNPDDTFNMKPPEVTGQVPFPPGKRTNLRKSGSERIDHSMRVRFNPLALLLDSSLEGEFDLVQRVIYEVEDPSQPNDEGITALHNAVCAGHTEIVKFLVQYGVNVNAADSDGWTPLHCAASCNNVQVCKFLVESGAAVFAMTYSDMQTAADKCEEMEEGYTQCSQFLYGVQEKMGIMNRGVVYGLWDYEAAQEDECSFREGDCMSVIRREDELETDWWWVRCGGAEGYVPRNLLGLYPRIKLRQRSLA
- the tp53bp2a gene encoding apoptosis-stimulating of p53 protein 2a isoform X2, which translates into the protein MMPMFLTVYLSNNDQHFSEVPITAETVCADVLQLCREPGENSSCYLSEVWRGSERVVGENEKMMDLLLQWGQQRPEVRFFLRHGRAASQPSDSRTQKRNGVKKPADRRLENGVNGPWMDMTLAELQEMASRQQRQIDSQQQLLSTKEQRLRYLQQQEQRQAQSSSEQKKLLQLRETLEQQEAQLKMVRALKGQVEQKRLSNGKLVEQVEQMNNLLHQKQKELVVAVAKVEELSKQLETLKSGQMDAMNSNHSSVAELDRLYRELQMRKNLNVEQNAKLQQQRENLNKRNQEVANMDKRVSELRERLWKKKAALQQKENLPLPPDGQAPPQTPGSRVAAVGPYIQSSTMPRGPDRQDLPIKHNYPEFTATAGHQDRSAQPGAGLHSGKASSKLANWSLANAKSGNNHVTSSLPRMVSQASKSQDNTDVQKRDPRVRPVSMFESTDLPAAALRKNQSSEDLSAVKTIVKVPPPVPSKPKQANFPSGGLMGLGKNTGTYPGKSASPQPPAGPQTGTLPSKLEAPPAATVHPFSPDPPGAKDTGGQMLLKPQTVTASSIYSMYTQQPSSGKATQQSIQGALSRAQTRTGHFISVYGKPVTSAGQPSQTPHPENPYLDPPSVSETLTDHSPAEPISETPETERIPRPLSPTKLLPFISNPYRHQSDLDLEALRKKLYNAPRPLKKRSSITEPEGPGGPNIQKLLYQKTTLAAMETVSPPGEEEKETLAKPQGYDAETPEVPEETLPEFPIAPEVEAEDVPPPPPPHPAPKIDASIIIPPPQPESPPPPPPPDSFMEDFPPYPPPPYPSSAEQDNPDDTFNMKPPEVTGQVPFPPGKRTNLRKSGSERIDHSMRVRFNPLALLLDSSLEGEFDLVQRVIYEVEDPSQPNDEGITALHNAVCAGHTEIVKFLVQYGVNVNAADSDGWTPLHCAASCNNVQVCKFLVESGAAVFAMTYSDMQTAADKCEEMEEGYTQCSQFLYGVQEKMGIMNRGVVYGLWDYEAAQEDECSFREGDCMSVIRREDELETDWWWVRCGGAEGYVPRNLLGLYPRIKLRQRSLA